A single region of the Marinobacter salinus genome encodes:
- a CDS encoding antibiotic biosynthesis monooxygenase family protein — protein sequence MSEIAKTPEPPYYAVIFSSHRTEGDNGYGEMADRMVELAASQPGFLGMESVREGLGITVSYWESLESIASWKKNAEHCEAQRLGHQKWYSEFRVRVAKVEREYGI from the coding sequence ATGTCAGAGATAGCCAAAACCCCTGAGCCACCATATTACGCTGTCATTTTCAGCAGTCACCGCACCGAAGGGGACAATGGTTACGGGGAAATGGCTGATCGCATGGTGGAGTTGGCAGCTTCCCAGCCCGGATTTCTGGGAATGGAATCCGTGCGGGAAGGATTAGGTATCACGGTGTCTTACTGGGAGAGCCTGGAGTCCATCGCCAGCTGGAAGAAGAATGCCGAGCATTGCGAAGCCCAGCGGCTCGGCCATCAAAAATGGTACTCAGAGTTTCGAGTGCGGGTGGCAAAGGTGGAGCGCGAGTATGGCATTTAA
- the rho gene encoding transcription termination factor Rho has protein sequence MALSAHFEKYLLKKSYQTTMTRKTLGLTGRRKKDPKPVATEAEAMVEVEGEADPQKRFLNGVVINPTPGIRLELGSEKLTVRAMDLITPIGMGQRGLIVAPPGSGKSTILKDICQAVGKAYPDIKLYALLIDERPEEVTDFKRSVPAEVHASSSDESYAHHVRVANELLDIARQQAGAGHNVMIVIDSLTRLSRVHNAERKSSGRTMSGGIDARAMEIPRRLFGAARNLENGGSLTILATVLVDTGSRMDQVIFEEFKGTGNMELVLSRDVANQRIFPALDISKSSTRREELLLDPKDLDKIRALRRALGGLKPLEGTKKLVELLEKYPTNAELLKNIPGTPIS, from the coding sequence TTGGCGTTATCAGCCCATTTCGAAAAATATCTATTAAAAAAGAGCTATCAAACAACCATGACGAGAAAGACATTAGGTTTAACCGGAAGACGAAAAAAAGACCCTAAACCGGTGGCTACGGAAGCCGAAGCTATGGTTGAGGTTGAAGGTGAGGCTGATCCACAAAAACGTTTTTTAAACGGTGTGGTTATCAATCCAACGCCGGGGATTCGCTTGGAGTTAGGTTCAGAAAAACTCACGGTGCGTGCGATGGATTTGATCACGCCGATTGGAATGGGGCAGCGAGGTTTGATAGTTGCACCGCCGGGGTCCGGAAAATCGACGATTTTAAAAGATATTTGCCAGGCGGTGGGAAAGGCGTATCCCGACATTAAACTTTACGCGTTATTGATAGATGAGCGACCCGAGGAGGTCACTGATTTCAAGCGTAGCGTCCCGGCTGAGGTACACGCTTCTTCTTCGGATGAAAGCTATGCTCATCACGTTCGCGTTGCCAATGAGCTTCTTGATATTGCCCGCCAACAGGCTGGCGCGGGTCACAACGTCATGATTGTGATTGATTCTCTCACGAGGCTTTCGCGTGTGCATAATGCGGAGCGAAAGAGCAGCGGTCGTACTATGTCTGGCGGGATTGATGCTCGAGCGATGGAGATCCCGCGGAGGTTGTTTGGCGCTGCACGAAACCTTGAGAATGGCGGCTCGCTTACCATTTTGGCAACCGTTTTGGTTGATACCGGCAGCCGTATGGACCAGGTTATATTTGAGGAATTTAAGGGCACGGGGAACATGGAGCTGGTTTTATCAAGAGACGTTGCGAATCAGCGAATCTTCCCCGCGCTGGACATTTCGAAAAGCAGTACACGCCGTGAAGAGCTGCTGTTAGATCCAAAAGATTTAGACAAAATAAGAGCATTGCGCCGGGCGCTTGGCGGTCTCAAACCGCTAGAGGGCACAAAAAAGCTGGTTGAGCTGCTTGAGAAGTACCCCACAAATGCCGAGCTTCTGAAAAACATCCCCGGCACGCCCATCAGTTGA
- a CDS encoding diguanylate cyclase, which produces MRPHGLFIFLLTILSLTTHALAESAPNAGFVPVIDAQTDRQDSIVDRMAFLVEQEQALSVGDVQSLIRANPDILQRPETSVLANGINSGTVWLIANVINPTDSRIVRRVSVGTGWLEQVDFFLVAEDGLLQHFVAGDRIALNERSLAKRLPSADYPFPPGETRLLLRVETADPLKVPFYFSSIATSHSREQSQTAFYSFVYGIMFALSAYTLMLFVSLRQRRYLYYSLYTGSFVAMTASYNGIAMTLLWPEAVVWQQWAPPLLMLCFTSSGLAFATNFLNTRRHRPWLHRATQTLCITYFALFGICFMLNEQGLALRLAFLVVPVFSVLMLYMGVSSWTRGNKSARYFMLGTLASAVGATITALTVTGTVTYTQVGYYAVDLGMVVDAMLLMLALADLVRKNVDARVEAERTAQIDLLTGLNNRRGFLPVAESLWSLVARNHRNIGVAMIDIDHFKSINDRHGHAVGDRILKKIADELDRSRRHGDLLARWGGEEFILLLPETDPAEAVIVAERFRNNIEQLAVSDQGKVIRCTISVGVASRHSKSVTLDEAIAAADEELYQAKIRGRNQVSSGLTSDEPESNRAASTERC; this is translated from the coding sequence GTGCGACCGCATGGCCTCTTCATTTTCCTCCTGACCATTCTAAGTCTGACGACGCATGCTCTGGCTGAATCCGCTCCCAACGCTGGTTTCGTTCCGGTTATCGACGCCCAAACGGACCGTCAGGATTCCATCGTCGACCGAATGGCTTTTCTGGTTGAACAAGAGCAAGCGCTCTCCGTTGGGGATGTTCAGTCACTGATTCGCGCTAATCCCGATATCCTGCAACGCCCTGAAACCAGTGTATTAGCCAATGGCATCAACTCCGGTACGGTTTGGCTGATAGCCAACGTTATCAATCCGACCGACAGCCGTATCGTGCGGCGTGTGTCTGTCGGAACCGGCTGGCTGGAACAGGTCGATTTTTTCCTGGTGGCTGAAGACGGACTACTACAACACTTTGTTGCCGGCGATCGTATCGCGCTGAATGAACGCTCCCTGGCCAAACGCCTGCCCAGTGCCGATTACCCGTTTCCACCCGGCGAGACACGTCTGTTGCTGCGAGTTGAAACAGCGGACCCTTTGAAAGTGCCGTTCTATTTTTCCAGCATTGCCACCAGCCATAGCCGCGAGCAGTCACAAACGGCATTCTACAGTTTCGTCTACGGCATAATGTTCGCGCTGTCGGCCTATACCCTGATGTTGTTCGTCAGCCTCAGGCAGCGGCGTTATCTCTACTACTCGCTCTATACGGGCAGTTTTGTGGCCATGACTGCGTCCTACAATGGGATCGCAATGACCCTGCTCTGGCCCGAGGCGGTCGTTTGGCAGCAGTGGGCGCCCCCTCTACTGATGCTGTGTTTCACCAGCTCCGGCCTGGCATTTGCGACGAACTTTCTAAACACCCGACGCCACCGGCCATGGCTTCACAGAGCCACCCAAACCCTGTGCATAACCTATTTTGCCCTCTTTGGGATCTGTTTCATGCTCAACGAGCAGGGCCTGGCACTGCGCCTGGCATTCCTGGTGGTACCGGTATTCAGTGTGCTGATGCTTTACATGGGAGTGTCGAGCTGGACGAGGGGCAACAAGTCCGCGCGCTATTTCATGCTGGGCACCCTGGCTTCCGCAGTGGGTGCCACGATCACGGCTTTGACGGTAACCGGTACCGTTACCTATACCCAGGTTGGCTATTACGCTGTGGACCTCGGCATGGTGGTGGATGCCATGCTGTTGATGCTGGCCCTGGCCGATCTCGTTCGTAAAAATGTGGATGCCCGGGTGGAAGCCGAACGAACCGCCCAGATTGATCTGCTGACCGGCCTGAACAACCGGCGCGGTTTTCTGCCTGTCGCCGAATCACTCTGGAGCCTGGTCGCACGCAACCACCGGAACATCGGTGTGGCGATGATTGATATCGACCATTTCAAGAGTATCAACGACCGACATGGCCATGCCGTAGGCGACAGGATATTGAAGAAAATTGCCGATGAGCTGGATCGCTCCCGTCGCCACGGCGATCTCCTCGCGCGCTGGGGTGGTGAGGAGTTCATCCTGTTGCTGCCAGAAACCGACCCGGCGGAAGCTGTTATCGTAGCCGAACGTTTCCGCAACAACATTGAGCAACTGGCCGTTAGTGATCAAGGCAAAGTCATTCGATGCACCATCAGTGTTGGTGTAGCCAGCCGCCACTCGAAGAGCGTCACCTTGGACGAGGCGATTGCAGCGGCCGATGAAGAGCTCTACCAGGCCAAGATTCGGGGTCGCAATCAGGTTTCCTCCGGCCTCACATCAGACGAGCCCGAGAGCAACCGGGCAGCTTCCACAGAACGCTGTTAG
- a CDS encoding GlxA family transcriptional regulator translates to MASPLTDRPMEIAILTVAETTSSTVYGMNDLLCSAGRDWGLITQGQPGTPLIRPTIVSTSGEPMQVANNGWIMPHRSLDADFHPDAVCVLEIAIAPHSDFAIGMSEEIDWLQHYWRKGGIIAAACTGALLLAEAGLLDDQDATTHWGFCDFVSRRYPKVRLHPNRALVTSGEEQRLIMAGGGTSWMDLGLYLIARFCGVEEAIHVAKVHLIDWHEVGQQPYAVLSCGRKAEDAIIAKCQVWAAEHYDQPSPVANMMALSGLSERSFKRRFKQATGMTPIEYVLTLRLEESKQILETSDMPIEAVAEAVGYQDAGFFGRKFLQRVGTTPTQYRRKFQNLRRHMGAGKRCPASLCSPHPGKYQ, encoded by the coding sequence ATGGCTTCACCCCTGACCGACCGGCCAATGGAAATTGCCATTCTCACTGTGGCGGAAACCACGTCATCCACCGTCTATGGCATGAACGACCTGCTGTGTTCGGCAGGGCGTGACTGGGGATTGATCACTCAGGGGCAACCAGGCACTCCCCTCATCAGACCCACGATTGTTTCGACCAGCGGAGAACCGATGCAGGTGGCCAACAACGGCTGGATCATGCCGCACCGTTCTCTCGATGCCGATTTCCATCCCGATGCGGTCTGCGTACTGGAAATCGCGATTGCGCCACACAGCGATTTCGCGATTGGCATGTCGGAGGAGATAGACTGGCTGCAGCACTATTGGCGTAAGGGCGGGATAATCGCGGCGGCCTGCACCGGCGCATTGCTGCTGGCAGAAGCCGGTCTGCTGGATGATCAGGACGCGACCACCCACTGGGGTTTTTGCGATTTCGTGAGCCGCCGTTATCCGAAGGTCAGGCTGCATCCCAATCGCGCTCTGGTGACATCGGGAGAAGAGCAGCGTTTAATCATGGCAGGCGGTGGTACTTCCTGGATGGATCTGGGTCTGTACCTGATCGCCCGGTTCTGTGGTGTGGAAGAAGCAATTCATGTTGCAAAGGTGCATTTGATTGACTGGCATGAAGTTGGGCAACAACCCTATGCCGTTCTCTCGTGTGGGCGTAAGGCGGAAGATGCGATTATTGCCAAGTGCCAGGTCTGGGCGGCTGAACACTACGATCAACCCTCACCTGTTGCCAATATGATGGCATTAAGCGGCCTGAGCGAGCGCTCATTCAAGCGTCGTTTCAAACAGGCGACCGGCATGACGCCCATTGAATATGTACTGACGTTGCGATTGGAGGAATCAAAACAGATACTGGAAACCTCAGACATGCCTATTGAAGCCGTGGCCGAGGCCGTCGGCTACCAGGATGCCGGCTTTTTCGGCCGGAAGTTTTTACAGCGTGTGGGAACGACACCGACTCAGTACCGTCGGAAATTTCAGAACCTGCGACGGCATATGGGCGCAGGCAAGCGATGTCCGGCGTCCCTGTGTTCCCCGCACCCCGGCAAATACCAATAG
- a CDS encoding class I SAM-dependent methyltransferase encodes MNAIEPTNTHTLASEQETFAETLVTMLNHGATVAMISLGHRLGLFDILAELPPASSENIAKLAGLDERYVREWLAVMTTARIVIYNAVPGHYQLPEAHAACLTRKATPGNVAVNAQFVPLIARMEDALIDCFRHGGGLPYHVYPCFHQVMSEDSGQTVVAALHDHILPLVPDLLRRLDDGIDVLDAGCGAGRALLTLAECFPSSRFTGYDLCSAAFENTAREAAERGLTNLTFEARDLRDFHEPGHYDLITSFDAVHDQADPQALLAGIATALRPGGVYLMQDIAGSSFLQNNLDHPLGPLLYSISCAHCTPVSLYQGGPGLGTMWGEELATVMLKRAGFEDICAHRLEHDPFNVYFVARREDVGPTPEENRNTGL; translated from the coding sequence ATGAACGCTATTGAACCAACCAACACTCACACTCTTGCTTCCGAGCAGGAAACTTTCGCCGAGACGCTCGTAACCATGCTCAACCACGGGGCAACCGTGGCCATGATCTCGCTGGGCCACCGGCTGGGACTCTTCGATATTCTGGCGGAACTGCCTCCGGCCAGCAGCGAGAACATTGCAAAGCTGGCTGGGCTGGATGAGCGCTATGTCCGGGAATGGCTGGCTGTCATGACCACCGCGAGGATTGTGATCTACAACGCCGTCCCCGGCCATTACCAGCTTCCGGAGGCGCACGCCGCTTGCCTGACCCGAAAGGCGACCCCGGGCAATGTGGCCGTGAATGCCCAGTTTGTGCCTTTGATCGCCAGGATGGAGGACGCCCTGATTGATTGTTTCCGCCATGGCGGCGGCCTGCCTTATCACGTTTATCCCTGTTTCCACCAGGTGATGAGTGAAGACAGCGGGCAAACCGTTGTGGCGGCACTGCATGATCACATACTGCCGCTGGTGCCTGATCTGCTGCGTCGCCTGGACGACGGCATTGATGTGCTGGATGCGGGCTGCGGAGCCGGGCGGGCATTGTTGACTCTGGCCGAATGCTTTCCCAGCAGCCGTTTCACGGGCTACGACCTGTGTTCCGCTGCATTCGAGAACACCGCACGGGAGGCGGCAGAGCGAGGTCTGACCAACCTGACATTCGAAGCGCGGGATCTGCGGGATTTCCATGAGCCCGGGCACTATGACCTGATCACGTCCTTCGATGCCGTGCATGACCAGGCCGATCCGCAGGCCCTGTTGGCAGGGATCGCGACGGCGTTGCGACCGGGCGGTGTTTACCTGATGCAGGACATCGCCGGTTCCAGCTTTCTGCAAAACAATCTGGATCATCCGCTGGGGCCGTTGCTCTACAGCATTTCCTGCGCCCACTGTACGCCGGTTTCACTCTATCAGGGCGGTCCGGGGCTGGGCACCATGTGGGGTGAGGAATTGGCGACTGTCATGCTGAAGCGGGCCGGCTTTGAGGATATATGCGCCCACCGGCTGGAACACGATCCCTTCAATGTCTACTTCGTTGCCCGCCGGGAGGACGTCGGCCCGACACCTGAAGAGAACCGAAATACAGGGCTATAA
- a CDS encoding methyltransferase family protein — MKRLFFSIYALICYAVGLGSLLYFMLFLQNLWVPKTVDVGTAFSIDYGLEVNLAGLILYLTVHSVMARPGFKRWWAHIVPPVLERSTYILISGGTLLLFLLAWQPMTTSVWTIENVYAAVALYALYALGWSMMVLATFNIDHFDFFGVRQVWTWALRRAPRPAAFTARYLYGVTRHPISLGWLIVLYATPQMTAGHLTMALICTLYIAAVTPIEEADLLRELGEPYRAYRKRVRAFLPVPRRPE, encoded by the coding sequence ATGAAACGCCTGTTCTTTTCTATCTATGCGCTGATCTGCTATGCCGTCGGACTGGGTTCTCTGCTCTATTTCATGCTGTTTCTGCAGAACCTGTGGGTGCCCAAAACGGTCGACGTGGGGACGGCTTTTTCCATCGACTACGGACTCGAGGTTAATCTGGCCGGGCTGATCCTCTATCTGACGGTTCATTCCGTGATGGCCCGGCCAGGTTTCAAGCGCTGGTGGGCCCACATTGTCCCCCCTGTACTGGAGCGGAGCACGTACATCCTGATTTCCGGCGGTACGCTGTTGTTGTTCCTGCTGGCCTGGCAGCCCATGACCACATCGGTCTGGACCATTGAAAACGTCTACGCCGCCGTTGCCCTGTACGCGCTGTATGCGCTGGGTTGGAGCATGATGGTGTTGGCGACTTTCAATATTGACCATTTCGACTTTTTTGGCGTGCGTCAGGTCTGGACCTGGGCGCTGCGTCGGGCCCCCCGACCTGCGGCGTTCACCGCGCGTTACCTCTACGGCGTGACCCGACATCCCATCAGTCTGGGTTGGCTGATTGTCCTGTATGCAACACCGCAGATGACGGCCGGACACCTGACCATGGCGTTGATCTGCACGCTCTATATCGCCGCCGTGACCCCCATAGAAGAGGCCGATCTTCTGCGGGAACTGGGCGAGCCGTACCGGGCTTACCGGAAGCGGGTAAGGGCTTTCCTGCCGGTGCCGCGCCGTCCGGAATGA
- a CDS encoding FAD-dependent oxidoreductase, which yields MQGNQSNVLSRQQVTIIGAGTSGLSLAYFLKRRNISPVILEAADTAGSSWSRRHKQLRLNTHRRRSALPGQPLPRRLGTFVHRDDYLEYVKRYANWLVNRHGIEIRYGAAVRRIWSSSPTVQIWSAIP from the coding sequence ATGCAAGGCAATCAAAGCAATGTTTTATCGCGACAACAGGTCACCATTATCGGTGCCGGCACGTCGGGGCTCTCACTGGCTTACTTCCTGAAGCGGCGTAATATCTCGCCGGTGATTCTGGAAGCTGCTGATACGGCGGGAAGCTCATGGAGCCGCCGGCATAAGCAGTTGCGGTTGAACACCCATCGCCGTCGATCCGCGCTCCCTGGTCAGCCGCTGCCAAGACGGCTCGGGACCTTTGTTCACCGGGATGATTATTTAGAGTACGTGAAGCGTTACGCCAACTGGCTGGTGAATAGACACGGTATTGAAATCCGCTACGGTGCGGCTGTCCGGCGCATTTGGTCGAGTTCACCGACGGTTCAAATCTGGTCTGCGATACCGTGA
- a CDS encoding putative quinol monooxygenase — protein MVCCEFVSGHEEGTLAYDWYVAEDKASGKLFEVYRDRDAFETHLLGPVFTEIGPKFKNAVTWLYIDSFGPLPEVFYDILGALPNRNWPG, from the coding sequence ATGGTTTGTTGCGAGTTTGTTTCCGGTCATGAAGAGGGCACGTTGGCGTATGACTGGTATGTGGCTGAGGATAAGGCCAGCGGTAAGCTGTTTGAAGTCTACCGGGATAGGGATGCCTTCGAAACACATTTGTTGGGGCCGGTTTTCACGGAGATCGGCCCTAAATTCAAAAATGCCGTTACGTGGCTTTATATCGATTCTTTCGGTCCACTCCCAGAGGTCTTTTACGACATTCTGGGGGCGCTGCCCAATCGGAACTGGCCCGGTTAG
- a CDS encoding helix-turn-helix transcriptional regulator, whose translation MMIRLGELLFIEVLRHYLLDCRDKHNAWIQGLADPLVAKTLSLLHGRIAEDWTLEKLAAESGSSRSTIAEHFHALIGVPPMQYLTLWRMQSAARMLREEQEKILSIAREVGNATIFSYFGYTKVLTLANKPTLYRENTMSKKATKDNNITTATIEEQTAAFLKSGGAIEYVGKGKSGQIASAGSKQINLKSS comes from the coding sequence ATGATGATTCGCCTGGGGGAGTTACTGTTCATTGAAGTGCTCAGACACTACCTATTGGATTGCAGAGATAAACACAATGCCTGGATACAAGGCTTAGCTGATCCATTGGTCGCCAAAACCCTGTCGTTATTGCATGGCCGTATCGCGGAAGATTGGACACTGGAAAAACTGGCCGCTGAATCAGGGAGCTCCCGGTCTACCATTGCAGAGCACTTCCATGCGCTGATTGGCGTGCCTCCAATGCAGTATCTGACCCTCTGGCGCATGCAGTCGGCGGCGCGTATGTTGCGAGAAGAACAGGAGAAAATCCTGTCTATTGCAAGGGAGGTTGGTAATGCAACAATATTTTCTTACTTCGGATATACTAAAGTGTTGACGTTGGCGAATAAGCCAACTCTTTACCGGGAGAATACAATGAGTAAGAAAGCCACAAAAGACAACAACATTACTACTGCCACCATTGAGGAGCAAACGGCTGCTTTCTTAAAGTCTGGCGGAGCTATTGAGTATGTGGGCAAGGGTAAAAGTGGACAAATCGCCTCTGCAGGTTCAAAGCAGATTAACCTGAAAAGTAGCTGA
- a CDS encoding Glu/Leu/Phe/Val family dehydrogenase — MNYDFLDESGQILREAGRLGKIDPNVIEFLAAPGRVVTFRIPMKMDDGSFRVFDAHRVRYNDALGPSRDGTRISTDLDLDEVKSLALIMSIKHAAGRIPAGGGKGGIVADPRELSDREFESLCRAYIRNLRPRGRAYDVPGADIGTDLQTMSWMLDEYESVTGYHEPAAVNDKPPILGGSLGGYEATGSGVFDVFREAAEQADFDIENARVAIQGFGQVGSVAATMFYEAGCDVVAVCDSRGGVYSSDGLDIPALLAHKKSTGKVSDFAGSEPIVSEKVLECDCDVLVPASVQGVITADNADRIQARMVVEAANAPTTIKADAMLLERGVIIVPDVLANAGSVQLCQMERSQGLSDNYWDIDTINHLRQKRLARSYREAVTTAAEHQLKSVRLGAWINALKRIEEAMHLRGWC; from the coding sequence ATGAATTACGACTTTCTGGATGAAAGCGGACAGATTCTTCGTGAGGCAGGCCGTCTCGGTAAAATTGATCCCAATGTGATCGAGTTTCTCGCGGCACCAGGGCGAGTGGTGACGTTTCGTATTCCGATGAAAATGGACGATGGCAGCTTCCGGGTGTTTGATGCCCATCGCGTCCGCTACAACGATGCGCTCGGGCCGAGCCGCGATGGGACGCGCATTTCTACGGATCTGGACCTTGATGAGGTGAAATCCCTCGCCCTGATCATGTCGATCAAACACGCGGCCGGGCGAATCCCCGCCGGTGGTGGCAAGGGGGGAATCGTGGCCGACCCCCGTGAATTAAGTGATCGGGAATTCGAGTCACTTTGCCGCGCCTATATCCGCAACCTGCGCCCGAGAGGGCGGGCGTACGATGTCCCCGGCGCGGATATCGGCACCGATCTGCAAACCATGAGCTGGATGCTGGACGAATACGAGTCGGTCACCGGTTACCATGAACCGGCTGCCGTCAATGACAAGCCACCCATCCTGGGCGGGTCGCTCGGCGGCTATGAAGCCACCGGGAGTGGGGTCTTTGATGTGTTCAGGGAGGCTGCGGAGCAGGCCGACTTCGACATCGAGAACGCCCGTGTGGCTATACAGGGATTTGGCCAGGTCGGGTCGGTGGCGGCGACCATGTTCTACGAAGCCGGCTGTGATGTTGTGGCGGTTTGCGATAGTCGTGGCGGCGTTTATTCAAGCGACGGGCTGGATATTCCGGCCTTGTTGGCGCACAAGAAATCCACGGGGAAAGTCTCGGACTTTGCCGGCAGCGAGCCGATTGTCAGCGAGAAGGTGCTCGAATGCGACTGCGACGTGCTGGTGCCGGCGTCGGTCCAGGGGGTGATTACTGCAGACAATGCGGACCGGATCCAGGCCCGGATGGTGGTGGAAGCAGCCAACGCTCCAACGACCATAAAAGCCGATGCGATGCTGCTGGAAAGAGGTGTAATCATCGTTCCGGATGTGTTGGCTAATGCCGGTAGCGTGCAGTTGTGTCAGATGGAACGCAGTCAGGGGCTCTCCGATAATTACTGGGATATCGATACCATTAACCACCTGCGGCAGAAGCGCCTGGCAAGGAGCTATCGGGAAGCCGTGACTACGGCGGCTGAACATCAATTAAAATCGGTCCGGTTGGGTGCGTGGATTAATGCGCTCAAACGCATTGAAGAGGCGATGCACCTGCGCGGCTGGTGTTAG
- a CDS encoding DUF6647 family protein codes for MLWSVAETSERTFVAWRAAITLRVLLLWLLVVPVTAPPTSAEIREDHQAELSALAGTLSDWILGQTEYSDTDLPGIQFKTQEGLEELCFPGFSHDLLPSIRGAYDARSVVVYLNTDFDFDSLLDISYLLHELVHHFQVQNVPRRSRDSKGAMEARALRMQMKWLEENGVPGAMTELGVDETTLRILEASPRYRSETGTRQSGR; via the coding sequence ATGTTATGGAGCGTGGCTGAAACATCAGAGCGGACTTTTGTGGCTTGGCGGGCGGCCATCACCTTGCGTGTGCTTTTACTGTGGTTGCTGGTGGTTCCGGTGACGGCACCCCCTACCAGTGCGGAAATTCGGGAAGATCACCAGGCTGAACTGTCAGCTTTGGCTGGCACATTGAGCGACTGGATCCTCGGGCAAACCGAGTACTCGGACACTGACCTGCCTGGCATCCAGTTTAAAACCCAGGAGGGGCTGGAAGAGCTGTGTTTTCCGGGATTTTCCCATGATCTCCTGCCCAGCATTCGGGGTGCGTATGATGCCCGATCCGTGGTCGTTTATCTGAACACGGACTTTGATTTCGACAGCCTCCTGGATATCAGTTATCTCTTGCATGAGCTGGTGCATCATTTCCAGGTGCAAAATGTGCCCCGCCGCAGCCGGGACTCCAAGGGCGCCATGGAGGCCAGGGCACTCAGGATGCAGATGAAATGGTTGGAAGAGAATGGCGTCCCCGGTGCGATGACCGAACTGGGCGTCGATGAAACGACGCTCCGCATATTGGAAGCCTCGCCCCGATATCGGTCTGAAACAGGCACACGACAATCCGGACGCTGA
- a CDS encoding methyltransferase family protein, translating to MNVLELKVPPLLLVILFGGAMWAVSRLLPAGNFAIPTRLWLSAAVLAVGACIALLGVLEFRTAGTTVDPRTPHQSDSLVVKGVYRYTRNPMYLGFLLMLVAWGLFLGSVFAALLLPLFIIYMNRFQILPEERHMRALFGEAYLHYMSQVRRWL from the coding sequence ATGAACGTACTCGAACTCAAGGTCCCACCCTTGTTGCTGGTCATATTGTTCGGCGGAGCCATGTGGGCAGTGTCTCGTCTCCTGCCAGCGGGTAATTTCGCCATTCCCACCCGACTCTGGCTCTCTGCTGCCGTTCTGGCTGTCGGGGCATGCATCGCTCTGCTGGGTGTTCTGGAGTTCAGGACTGCCGGTACGACTGTCGACCCTCGCACGCCGCATCAGTCAGACAGCCTGGTGGTAAAGGGTGTGTACCGTTACACCCGAAACCCGATGTACCTGGGTTTCTTGCTGATGCTTGTCGCCTGGGGACTTTTCCTGGGCAGTGTTTTTGCCGCCCTGCTGTTGCCGCTATTCATCATCTACATGAACCGCTTCCAGATCCTGCCTGAGGAACGGCACATGCGGGCATTGTTCGGGGAGGCCTACCTGCACTATATGTCTCAGGTCCGTCGGTGGCTTTAA